The following proteins are co-located in the Leptospira weilii genome:
- a CDS encoding polyamine aminopropyltransferase, whose translation MQTALYISVLIISSCGLVYELLAGTIASYLLGETVTQFSLIIGTYLFSMGVGSWLSKYMEKDLIPKFLEIELAIGLVGGFGSAILYLSFGQIRYFQVPLFLLVILIGVLVGLEIPILLRILKKELQFKELVSRVLSLDYVGALLASILFPIFFAPKLGLIRTGFLFGILNAGVAVWGTWALPLKHSGMILLRAQSAVVLTLLILGFSFSDLITHYSEESLYTDEIILSKQSQFQRIIVTRWKNEIRLFLNGHLQFSSRDEYRYHETLVHPALLAHPVPKKVLVLGGGDGLAVREILKHKNVESVTLVDLDPAVTDLFAEHEFLKELNDESLRNPKVKVINTDAFLWLEESEQIFDVVIIDFPDPSNFSLGKLYTTAFFQTLKRRMNETSVLEIQSTSPLFARSSYWCIERTIASLGFHTLPLHVYVPSFGEWGFVLAGQKPVRFQKEFPEHLRFLNEQELESIQIFPQDMSRIPVDINRLNNQALVRYYDREWNRILD comes from the coding sequence TTGCAAACAGCGCTTTATATTTCGGTTCTTATCATATCTTCTTGCGGTCTCGTTTACGAGCTGTTAGCTGGGACGATCGCATCTTATCTACTCGGGGAAACAGTCACACAATTCTCTCTCATCATAGGAACGTATTTGTTTTCGATGGGAGTCGGTTCCTGGTTATCCAAGTATATGGAAAAGGATCTGATTCCTAAATTTTTGGAAATCGAACTTGCGATTGGGCTTGTGGGTGGTTTCGGCTCGGCGATTCTTTATTTGAGTTTCGGGCAAATTCGGTATTTTCAGGTTCCGTTGTTCTTGCTTGTGATTTTGATCGGAGTTTTGGTGGGACTTGAAATACCGATTTTGTTAAGAATCCTGAAAAAAGAGCTTCAATTCAAGGAACTCGTATCGAGGGTTTTGAGTTTGGATTACGTAGGTGCGTTACTCGCATCGATTTTGTTTCCGATCTTCTTTGCGCCTAAGTTAGGTTTGATAAGGACCGGATTTCTATTCGGAATTTTAAATGCAGGAGTGGCGGTCTGGGGAACTTGGGCGCTTCCCCTCAAACATTCCGGAATGATTTTGCTTCGAGCACAATCCGCTGTCGTATTAACGCTTTTGATTTTAGGGTTTTCTTTTTCCGATTTGATCACGCATTACAGCGAGGAATCCTTATACACGGACGAGATCATACTTTCGAAACAATCTCAGTTTCAGAGGATCATAGTGACGCGTTGGAAAAACGAAATTCGACTTTTTTTAAACGGACACCTTCAATTTTCATCCAGGGACGAATATCGTTATCACGAAACGCTGGTTCATCCCGCGTTACTTGCACACCCGGTTCCTAAAAAAGTATTGGTCTTGGGAGGAGGGGACGGGCTTGCCGTACGCGAGATTCTGAAGCACAAAAATGTAGAATCGGTTACGTTAGTCGACTTGGACCCGGCGGTTACGGACTTGTTTGCAGAGCATGAGTTTTTAAAGGAGCTCAACGACGAAAGTTTAAGAAATCCTAAAGTGAAAGTGATCAATACGGACGCATTCCTTTGGCTCGAGGAATCCGAGCAAATCTTTGATGTGGTCATCATTGATTTTCCGGACCCCAGCAATTTTTCCTTGGGAAAACTTTATACCACGGCGTTTTTTCAAACGTTAAAAAGAAGGATGAACGAAACATCCGTTCTTGAAATACAATCCACATCGCCTCTTTTTGCCCGTTCTTCGTATTGGTGCATCGAAAGAACGATCGCTTCTTTGGGTTTTCATACGCTTCCTCTACACGTTTACGTTCCCTCTTTCGGAGAATGGGGTTTTGTTCTCGCGGGTCAAAAACCGGTTCGATTCCAAAAAGAATTTCCGGAACATCTCAGATTTCTCAACGAACAAGAACTCGAATCAATCCAGATTTTTCCGCAGGACATGTCCCGAATTCCGGTGGATATCAATCGGCTGAATAACCAAGCACTCGTTCGGTACTATGATCGGGAATGGAATCGAATTTTGGATTGA